From Anopheles coluzzii chromosome 3, AcolN3, whole genome shotgun sequence, the proteins below share one genomic window:
- the LOC120958545 gene encoding uncharacterized protein LOC120958545, with protein MQTSQQLSSGHRNANEDEDDEDGESELLDLAIVGAGISGLMAAKTISEKRADIRFRLFEKSTHPGGTLDGLKTRWITPHHYHAMNLCRELQIPLGTVWRQSEASEARRSLVSIGPFRKRPSGSQGANSFMSSLRDLLVRLESTRFMAELDCLCTVKYIESNAQNMECFLQRKLLFEASRRFFRFLIKIGTGFYPSELTVAACLRLFRSMSSVRDLYDMLTLQNSHLQPAGSPNWDVLIERLVARVGPEHVTYSTNIVQVEISSDQRSDIVSLTDGTGRRWRARFVILAVSCLDLVQISILPEGPLYFHQPDIQLGLWSMANFTVRYPAPYWRDHGYTGSIFCPAQCLICYESGGNQLSGTYFSPLRGVLNDTERHLIRDTILRLLRTNFACRTMQKPLEFGLELHPIPFYFDVFPTFERCIIFSSTNVSCWYRGFINGSIQGGVRAAILALLEIRPQTITFREVTDMQCMHFKYFRQRSSYERVWYSLNLASVSRFLLGVGAVLLTYGAYRVLLKADICSWWSNR; from the exons atgcaaacttCACAGCAGCTATCGTCCGGGCACCGGAACGCGAACGaagacgaggacgacgaggacggcGAGTCCGAGCTGCTCGATCTGGCCATCGTCGGTGCGGGCATCTCGGGCCTGATGGCGGCCAAAACGATCAGCGAGAAGCGGGCGGACATACGCTTCCGATTGTTCGAGAAGTCCACCCATCCGGGCGGCACGCTGGACGGGCTGAAAACGCGCTGGATAACACCGCACCACTACCACGCGATGAACCTCTGCCGGGAGCTGCAGATCCCGCTCGGCACGGTTTGGCGCCAGTCGGAAGCTAGTGAAGCGCGACGCTCCCTCGTTTCGATCGGTCCGTTTCGGAAGCGTCCCAGCGGCTCGCAGGGAGCGAACAGCTTCATGTCCTCCCTTCGCGACCTGCTGGTACGGCTGGAAAGTACCCGGTTTATGGCGGAGCTGGACTGTCTCTGCACGGTAAAGTACATCGAAAGCAACGCCCAGAACATGGAATGCTTTCTGCAGAGAAAGTTGCTCTTCGAAGCGTCGAGGcgattttttcgttttctcatCAAAATCGGCACGGGCTTCTACCCGTCCGAGCTGACCGTGGCCGCCTGCCTGCGGCTGTTCCGTTCGATGTCGTCCGTGCGCGATCTGTACGACATGCTCACGCTACAGAACAGCCACCTTCAGCCGGCCGGTTCGCCCAACTGGGACGTACTGATCGAACGGCTCGTGGCACGCGTCGGCCCGGAGCACGTCACCTACTCGACCAACATTGTGCAGGTGGAAATTAGCAGCGACCAACGGTCGGACATCGTCTCGCTAACCGACGGGACCGGCCGGCGGTGGCGTGCGCGGTTCGTCATTTTGGCCGTCTCCTGTCTCGATCTGGTCCAGATTAGCATCCTGCCCGAGGGACCGCTCTACTTCCACCAGCCCGACATACAGCTCGGGCTTTGGTCGATGGCCAACTTTACCGTGCGCTATCCGGCTCCGTACTGGCGCGATCACGGCTACACCGGCAGCATATTCTGCCCCGCCCAGTGCCTAATATGCTACGAATCGGGGGGCAATCAATTATCCGGCACCTACTTTTCGCCGCTCCGGGGCGTCCTGAACGATACCGAGCGGCATCTCATCCGCGACACGATACTGCGCCTGCTGCGCACGAACTTCGCCTGCCGCACGATGCAGAAGCCGCTGGAATTCGGCCTCGAACTTCACCCGATACCGTTCTACTTCGACGTGTTTCCGACGTTCGAGCGGTGCATCATCTTCTCCTCGACCAATGTTAGCTGCTGGTACCGGGGGTTCATCAACGGGTCGATCCAGGGCG GTGTGCGGGCCGCAATTTTGGCGCTGCTCGAGATTCGACCGCAAACCATCACCTTCCGGGAGGTGACCGATATGCAGTGTATGCACTTCAAGTATTTCCGCCAACGGTCCTCTTATGAGCGCGTCTGGTACTCGTTGAACCTTGCGAGCGTGAGCCGTTTTTTGCTGGGAGTCGGTGCTGTCCTACTCACGTACGGCGCTTATCGCGTGCTGCTGAAGGCTGACATTTGTTCCTGGTGGTCAAATCGTTGA